In Euwallacea fornicatus isolate EFF26 chromosome 6, ASM4011564v1, whole genome shotgun sequence, the DNA window TCCGTGTAACATCAAATAATCAATATCTGTACCAAATACATAACCACCAAACTCGGCAGCAGCCACTAACAAAGACCCAGAGCCTACAAATGGGTCTAATATAAAGTCGCCGTTGCTAACTTTGGCTTGATTAGCCATCAGCAGGGATAGCTGGGGATCCATGCTAGTATTCCCTATAAATTTCCGCGTTTTTaatgacaattttttgatGAGAGCTCTGAGGCCATTTGCAACCTAAAAATTGTCGAATTGAGACATGAATGCCcagctttgatttttttcataacatCTTACACATCGTCCAAAAAATACTTCATACGGTAATTCTGGAGGACTACTAGCTCTGATACCATAATATTCGATATACTGTAAACAGAGATCTGGGTCTTTTAAGCGGACAGGACCTTGAATGGGCAAATAGATGAAGCTCTGGAAAAATAATTGGTTCTGTAATCTGCCTTGAAGAGTAGATTTATTTCAGATACTTCTAGTTTAGCAATTTTCTCGTTTTGTGTGAAATGTCGACCAAAAGTTTCAACTTCCAGTTTGAAGCTCTTTTTGGGGTGAAAATAAGGGGCAAATATTTGGCATTGTTGTTTTAAGGTCGAGTGGAGAGAGTCTAAAGATTTGGCATGGCCCCATAATTCGATACAATTCCGTAAAGACACAGATCTGCTAGCCAGCAATTTGGCGTCTTTCTCCGATGAAAATTCGACTAACCAATAAGGCTCCTAAGAATAGAGAATGCTTATAAATGGGAAATGCGATCAATTATAATAGATTTATGCAGATATGAAcacaaatcaaaatatttccataggGAAAATTAATGTCCCAATAATATAGACTATCCTAAAACTATATACATAGGTTAGATTGAAAGATCTGGGGAAGTGGAAGAAATCTAGTAAAATCTGTAATACACCAACTTTCAATTTACAACTTCTACTCCATGTTGAGtgaacaattaaatattttttttcaaaagtattTTCTGAATCAATGCTTAGGATATTTCAAACAATACAAATAATAGTAGAGAAACAGggtttttttagtaattttcaacatcAATATCATGTGTACCTATTAATTTATTAGCCTCAGTTAATATAAGGTAAATATAATGGGTGATCATAAAAAAAGCGTTGATTCAGCAATTTActatttactaaaaaacatCTGATCTGATAAATTGAGCcacttgaaattattttaatgatagCCCTTTGCAATTTGACACGCTCACTCCTACATAAACATATATCTTAATAGTTATGGTAAAATTACCTTGTTTTGTGGCTTTTGGTCATATCTCATTTCAATCTTAAATAATGATAGTAAAGACTCAAtttcctgaaacaaaaaaaaaatttacactttAACCTACATACTAGCTTCCAtaacttttatttgttatgattctaacaaaaaattacgttaataAAAGCCCATAAGCACTAAATAGATGTATTAATGCACATTTCaactttatttcaaatgaaggTACAAAATAATGATGGCACATTAATATGGGATTGGGAAAATGCAATATCAATAAATGCAAACAAAATTAGCAAATTCGAAAACTAAAAAGATACATTTATAAATAACGCTTTATTTTATGTGATAATTATCAAAGCAGATGTTTAAATACGGGACTATTTTTAGATCTTTTCTACGTTCTACTTCATTCCCTTATTAAATGATTTGTATTACTCAATCGTATTTAATTCACAACGGGACATAATTCTTTTGTAGAAGATCCTGATTTCAATGGTCGTTGCCCGTAAGTTGTAAGAAAATGTAAAGTGACTTGCCTTCCGAATTCAAGAAGTGGCAGGTACTTATTTCTACACCTTCTCTATAACTGCTAGGTCTGTATACAAGATTGATCTACTGAGCAGCTATACACAGAATGAGCACCacgattttttaattcctaTTGTTGTTCCGTTCAAAGATAGAAACTGAACGTTTAAAGTGATGCCTTCCATATTTTTGGATTAGGCGGTTTTGGGTTCTGGCACTTATATTTGTATGTTCTTTTATTCAGTTCAGGAACATATCTCTATAATTCTTAGAGATTGAATAGGAATGCAGTTGGATATACTCATCACAACGACATTGTCAATTCAACGCACAAGTATTAGATTTCCATCAATTTTAGCCCACGGTTTGTTTTTACGAGCGATTTGTTATCGGAAAAAATGGCGATTTTTAACACTCTTATCTTGTCGCAAAACTCCAGTTCATCGATAGCCTACGctagttaattttttgtatctGGAATGTTATTCCTGTTTCGATctattcttttttgtttttccccTTGCCGGtttgtttgcttttttattttcgatggTCTTCAATAGTTTCTTTCTTTTCGTGGCGAGTCTAGCAAGACGAATATTGTCATAACTTTCAACGGagcatttttcctttaaaatgcCTACTTTTATATTGTCGCtagatataataatttttatttctactCCGGAtaacacatttaaattaaatatatatatttttttaattataattaatcataaaATTCTGCTGGTTAAGTGATTCATATTACAAGTAGATTCTAAATAAAAAGCATCTCTCTGCACACCTGTGCACGCTATCTTTTTTGAAAGATAGATCGATAGCAAACGATGATATAGCCAAGTCCGGTCGTTTTCTGGTTCATCGAATAATCCATGTAGATAACTTTTCCTGCGTGGACTATTTTTATATCTATAAGCGCGAAACAATAAATAtctaatacaaaataaaatcaatttgacaacagaattttTCGTCTATATTTGGAGAATTTCAAACTTATCTAAATGTAGTTTTGGAAATTAACagccaacaaaaaaatattatgtttgtCTAATGAATAATAGTAAACACCTGTTGCAAATCGGAATTTATAAAACGCGAAGACCGTTCGCTACTAAATATTGGACTGTTACTGCCTTACACATCtataaaaatgaatcaaaaaatctaaaaataaatcaaaacaaatttgcaaaaatatcgcaAGCGATCTCGAATATTCCCAGTGGCACATTCGTGGTGTCACCATTTTTTATCGAAATATAACatactattttaaataaaatttttaaaaattaattttttctataggactgaaaataaatatcgtTATGTTATAAAATAGTATAggtgaacaaaaaaaaaagacttatTACATGGCAAACACGTTTGGACAATTGCTACGCATCGGAGTGCATATTTATctctttgttaaaaattactaattacaAGTTTCAGCTAAAATTCATGTAATGTAAATACATCACAAAGAATGCCTTTACGTATATATTTAGAAGCATTAAGTTcacaaaattttcagaaaaaaaaatttaattctttaacGCATTTATATGCAACGGGCTTTAATGggttaataaaactaaaatatacaCGGTTTCTAAAAAATAGGGTGCATATATTTTAGGCGGTGAAGGTAAAATGGAAATAAGAAAGAAGGTTTATATGCACATAAGTCGCCCAGAAGTGAGTTCTAAAAAATCTAGGGCTTTTTCAGGGGTACAtggataaaattttatgcctggagattattttttactacaaATCATTGCCGGTGTTAGAAAATTTGAATCGCCTCCAGTGACATAGAACCTAAGTAGACTCAACTAAATATACACAATTtggttttgttttgaaaaatactgcacattttcacaccaaaaaaattttactcctGCTAAAAACCCATAGGATCAACCACTTctgaaaaaattctaattttgtcAGTCAATGCATGTTGCAGGTTGGACCACTATTTTAAAGAGTAGAGTTGGcattagttaaaaatatcatttctccatcccatttttttacaatttttcagaGGTTCTCAAAGCTTGTCAATGTAGCTAAGTGTTTGAGATATGtagaaaataccatttatgAAGTTCAGTCTTCAAACAACTATTAGAACTCATTTTGATATCATGttcatgaaaactttttttattttgataaaagcaATTAcctcataaaatttatgtgtACTATTCCTGTAAAccttgcaaaaatattttataggtATACAAGTCTGCAAATAGGtgagtttttcttttaatactgtggtatatacatatatgagTATTAAAAGCAAGGAAGAAGAAACATTCCCTCAAACAAgcacaaaatatatttaagaaaaacccCATATATTATGCAGGGTAACCAAAATTTTAGGGGTGAAACCCGTTTCTGTTAGAGTGGTGCAATTAGGGAGTTAAAAATATGACACTAAACTCTCGACACGACGACAATTTCCTtctcaataataaaattgaaatgtccAAGTGTTTATCAAAATTACATATGGAGTTTCTTAAAACTTCtctgtttcattttcatttgggcaccctgtatattgtattATATTATGCTTTGCATGCATATACTAAAAATGATTCTAAGATCGGTCGTATTTAGTTTCACACAAATTGTTTAAATCATTTCTCATGTGTGGCCACTgtgtaataaatatattttagctGTTTTCCTTGTCTAACATATAGGTTAGATTTATCACTGGAGTAAGCAATAGCAATTCATATACAATATTATACAATCAATGGATTTGCCTTTAACACAAGCGGAAacaagaacaaaataaaataacttacTGCATATCTAAACTCTGTATGCTCCTGGGCGAACCATAACAAATACTTCTTCCAGGCTTTAGACATCGCTTTCACGATTGTCAAGTACTTATTAAACGTTTTCTTTAATACcaacaattgaaaattaagttttctatataactttaataaacaaaagcaataaattaaatttaacaaaatcaaACCCAAACAGAAAACATAACCTTACATACGGATCACATTCGCACTAAAAGGGGTTTTCAATCCAATCTTTGATCATTGTTACCGGAAAAGGTTACAATACTATACTCTGGAGCAATTAGAATCGGAAATGTACACAACTaaagaattaaacaaatttgattcattaaatttcaccTAAGTTCTTAAAGCCCAGTTTTTCGAATACCCGGTAACTTGTTAACGAGATAATTTGGATAGAATCGGTGTAAATCAGAGCCGTTACATACAAAAAccaatgaaaaaatacaagaACAGCAATATCTATGTACAAATCCATTTACAGACTGTTGATAGACTACGAACACGTGCTCAGAGTAAATGCTACGAGAGAAACGTAAAAAACACACACAGACCATAGAACAAATCGCACTCAGACTAATAACAAAGATAAGACATACTGCAAATTCCCTACACAACCCATCCAAGGAATTCCTCTATGAACGGACACAAATGAAAAAGATAACGGAAAGACTCCAAGTATTATAAACAAACTGGCAACCGAtgtttttaaacgtttttttttacaatatttaaaggagaaccaaaaaaaattcagcgtACTTATAAAcagaattgaaattgaataaacggaacctttgatttgatgtgccgCTTGACCCCCCCTTACCATTTAAGATTCTTAAAGGGGTTGCCAACCCGTTTAGGGGGATGGCTCTATacctacgaatttatgatttaaaaatgtcctcCTTAACAGTAACATTGACGTGTCTTGGAGTTTTCCGATGAAAAAAGAttccattcaagatatttcaggtggattgttttaaatgggccaccctgtataagatattgaaaatatcCTCCACCTGCAAGAATGCCGGCTTCGGCCGCTTTTCAAACATTATCGtatgctatttaaaaaattccttatGTATGCTGTGTTAATCGAATGAATTATGAGATTCCTCAGTTGCAGATCgttgctttttattttttttccacgaAATTGATTAACATTgcgtaaaaattttcaagacatattttttttacgaaaatatgAAGCATTcaagaaatgaattttgcttttttttaacagtgaAGGTTCATGtgtttcgtttaaaatgtttagtgCTACATTAATGGGAGGGGGACtttgcaacttttttcttcaatttcaagAACAACACAACAagatttgattaaatttattggttAACTAAGAATATTTGAGATATGCTGTATATTCATCCCTTCCTGATATTCACTAACGAAAGAACCATCACCACTTTTAATGAATAGGTATATCTATTTTCATGAAGTAGCAGACGTACATTTCTGACTTCGCAATTCAACGTATGTTCCTACAGGATTTAGAGCTCGTTCTTGTTTATAGTCATAGCAACTATTGATTAAACTACTGAAAGAAAAAGGTGTGAGTTATACATTACATAGACACCATTTGGGTCTATATAACTTTCAAAAGCCATataacaaaaacatattaCGAAAAGGAAAAGATAAATTAAGTTAGTTACATCCAACCAATATGAAGGTTTCGGATAATGAAACTTTGTAAGTAGAATTAAACACGAAcgaaattttcctttcaaaacaactaatttggttgttttaatgatttatttcaTCTTTTACTCATTTTCTTATTATGTCAAAGAAAAACTTATCTTATACTATCCAGTTTCAAACGTTTTCGGTTTGCCAGTATTTTTTCTCCCCTCAACATCCAACAAaccatcaaaattttccaCCTAGATGGGTCAAAATCGGCAACATAAAAGATATTAGCACCATGGGCCGAGACGTCGTAATTATAGGCAGAGACTGCTTCTTGCAGTTCCTCAACCTCAATACCGGAGAGGTCACCCAACAGCTCACCCTTAACAACCACAAAATCAACGGGGATGGTCTAAAATGTTTCAAGGGGCATTCGTACTTGCACATTTTCGCTTATTGCGAAAACTGCCAGCAACCAAATATCTACGTGAAGAGTTATCcggattttcaaattatttgcaaatttactgGTGGGAACATT includes these proteins:
- the LOC136339761 gene encoding tRNA (guanine(10)-N2)-methyltransferase homolog isoform X2, with translation MSKAWKKYLLWFAQEHTEFRYAEPYWLVEFSSEKDAKLLASRSVSLRNCIELWGHAKSLDSLHSTLKQQCQIFAPYFHPKKSFKLEVETFGRHFTQNEKIAKLESFIYLPIQGPVRLKDPDLCLQYIEYYGIRASSPPELPYEVFFGRCVANGLRALIKKLSLKTRKFIGNTSMDPQLSLLMANQAKVSNGDFILDPFVGSGSLLVAAAEFGGYVFGTDIDYLMLHGKTKPTRIKQKKRANDESIEANMRQYGLQDKYVDVLINDFSMKFWKDSVQFDAIITDPPYGIRETTERVGTQKHDCVISEKHLATHIPAKIEYGIPNIYKDLLDFSAKHLKLGGRLVCWFPIFKDDYTEDCLPMHPCLKLLANCEQPLSKVTSRRLLTYAKMRHPSVDEVDDAEQSRIHDFRDKYFVVREETRKERRMKNAAVNKKNWEKYVKSKSSLEI
- the LOC136339761 gene encoding tRNA (guanine(10)-N2)-methyltransferase homolog isoform X1; this encodes MSKAWKKYLLWFAQEHTEFRYAEIESLLSLFKIEMRYDQKPQNKEPYWLVEFSSEKDAKLLASRSVSLRNCIELWGHAKSLDSLHSTLKQQCQIFAPYFHPKKSFKLEVETFGRHFTQNEKIAKLESFIYLPIQGPVRLKDPDLCLQYIEYYGIRASSPPELPYEVFFGRCVANGLRALIKKLSLKTRKFIGNTSMDPQLSLLMANQAKVSNGDFILDPFVGSGSLLVAAAEFGGYVFGTDIDYLMLHGKTKPTRIKQKKRANDESIEANMRQYGLQDKYVDVLINDFSMKFWKDSVQFDAIITDPPYGIRETTERVGTQKHDCVISEKHLATHIPAKIEYGIPNIYKDLLDFSAKHLKLGGRLVCWFPIFKDDYTEDCLPMHPCLKLLANCEQPLSKVTSRRLLTYAKMRHPSVDEVDDAEQSRIHDFRDKYFVVREETRKERRMKNAAVNKKNWEKYVKSKSSLEI